One genomic region from Jiangella sp. DSM 45060 encodes:
- a CDS encoding winged helix-turn-helix domain-containing protein, with amino-acid sequence MPLAIAPPPPPLDAPEPSPLGLVVFVEVDDALAGRSGATVVVDGRAEALTFREFEPLAYLIENRRRALTRLELIGQVWPLGTRAGSRTVDVHIRRLRVKLGRHGRRIRTLRGHGCRLD; translated from the coding sequence ATGCCCCTCGCCATCGCACCCCCGCCACCGCCCCTCGACGCGCCCGAGCCGTCGCCGCTGGGCCTGGTCGTCTTCGTCGAGGTCGACGATGCGCTGGCCGGCCGGTCCGGCGCCACCGTCGTCGTCGACGGCCGGGCCGAGGCGCTGACGTTCCGCGAGTTCGAGCCGCTCGCCTACCTGATCGAGAACCGGCGCCGCGCGCTCACCCGGCTCGAGCTGATCGGCCAGGTCTGGCCGCTGGGCACGCGGGCCGGCAGCCGCACCGTCGACGTCCACATCAGGCGGCTGCGGGTGAAGCTCGGCCGGCACGGACGGCGGATCCGCACGCTCCGTGGCCACGGCTGCCGGCTGGACTGA